One stretch of Chloroflexota bacterium DNA includes these proteins:
- a CDS encoding fumarylacetoacetate hydrolase family protein translates to MKLVMYNDNQPGILTDAGVIDVSDISPGGGQAAMVHLITNYDDLKGQLEARAAEGTPVEGAQLRAPLPRPNKVLCMGGNFREFGAREPSPMWGFTKALDSIIGPGDTVVLPDVDANIFHHEAELLLVFGKGGKDIPASEAMDHVFGYTAGVDVSARMSGGGGRVPNTMPISEHKSYDTFCPMGPCIVTKDEIADPENLQVTLKVDGEVRPNYNTSDLAHSIAESIEYVAAIEEISAGDVLFMGTNHQGLGAMQDGETIEMGIEGIGSFTFSVSDPLKRRWPKGVDEATAKDIREGTGGPGRQSRPMPAG, encoded by the coding sequence ATGAAGCTCGTGATGTACAACGACAACCAGCCGGGCATCCTGACCGATGCGGGAGTAATTGACGTAAGCGACATCAGTCCCGGCGGCGGCCAGGCCGCGATGGTCCACTTGATCACCAACTACGACGACCTGAAAGGGCAGCTCGAGGCGCGGGCCGCGGAGGGTACGCCGGTCGAGGGCGCGCAGCTACGGGCCCCGTTGCCGCGCCCCAACAAGGTCCTCTGCATGGGCGGCAATTTCCGGGAGTTTGGCGCGCGGGAGCCATCGCCGATGTGGGGATTCACCAAGGCGCTCGACAGCATCATCGGGCCGGGCGACACCGTCGTACTGCCGGACGTCGACGCCAACATCTTCCACCACGAGGCGGAGCTGCTGCTGGTCTTCGGCAAGGGCGGGAAGGACATCCCGGCGTCGGAGGCGATGGACCACGTCTTCGGCTACACCGCGGGCGTGGACGTCTCGGCGCGCATGTCCGGCGGCGGGGGCCGGGTGCCGAACACGATGCCGATCTCGGAGCACAAGTCCTACGACACCTTCTGCCCCATGGGCCCGTGCATCGTGACCAAGGACGAGATTGCCGACCCGGAGAACTTGCAGGTCACGCTCAAGGTCGACGGTGAGGTACGGCCCAACTACAACACGAGCGACCTGGCGCACTCCATCGCGGAGTCGATCGAGTACGTGGCGGCGATCGAGGAGATCAGCGCCGGCGACGTGCTGTTCATGGGCACGAATCACCAGGGACTCGGCGCGATGCAGGACGGCGAGACCATCGAGATGGGCATCGAGGGCATCGGCAGCTTCACGTTCAGTGTGAGCGACCCGTTGAAGCGCCGCTGGCCGAAGGGCGTCGACGAGGCGACGGCCAAGGACATCCGCGAGGGCACCGGCGGGCCGGGGCGGCAGTCGCGGCCGATGCCGGCGGGGTAG